One genomic segment of Brevibacillus laterosporus LMG 15441 includes these proteins:
- a CDS encoding GntR family transcriptional regulator: MKTEFSPNIPIYIQVMECIKKEIVTGCLAPGDKIPAVRELAAELQVNPNTIQRTFQELEREGIAETRRGTGRFVTTNEEKITELRKEMAKELLDNFINGMNNLGFTEEEILSILLSSLEKKREENE; encoded by the coding sequence ATGAAAACTGAGTTTTCTCCTAATATCCCGATTTATATTCAGGTAATGGAGTGTATCAAAAAGGAAATTGTAACAGGATGTTTAGCCCCGGGGGATAAAATTCCTGCCGTACGTGAATTAGCGGCTGAATTACAAGTAAATCCAAATACAATTCAACGTACATTTCAGGAGTTAGAACGAGAAGGTATTGCTGAGACACGCAGAGGAACAGGGAGATTTGTAACAACTAATGAAGAAAAAATTACAGAGCTACGTAAAGAAATGGCAAAAGAGTTGCTCGATAATTTTATAAATGGAATGAACAACTTAGGATTTACGGAAGAAGAAATTCTCTCAATACTCCTGTCCTCTTTGGAAAAGAAAAGGGAGGAAAACGAATGA
- a CDS encoding ABC transporter ATP-binding protein, giving the protein MKELLKIENLWKRYDLKTVIQDVSVTISEGKIIGLVGNNGSGKTTFLKMISGLRFPSKGSITIEGKKVGLVTKEIVSFMPDSPVFEKWMTVKDAMFFYRDFYTDFDLQQAMDLISEFKIPLEENIITLSKGTTGILQLILTFSRKAKLYVLDEPLGGIDLISRKHVLDLILNFYRENSTILISTHLIEEIENIFDEVIFLKDGTIVLHENVEEIRFHHGKAVHELFKEVFEK; this is encoded by the coding sequence ATGAAAGAGTTATTAAAAATTGAAAATCTATGGAAAAGATACGATTTAAAAACAGTGATTCAAGATGTAAGCGTAACAATATCAGAAGGAAAAATTATCGGTCTTGTTGGTAATAATGGCAGTGGAAAAACGACATTTTTAAAAATGATTTCTGGTTTACGCTTCCCTTCTAAAGGAAGTATTACCATTGAAGGTAAGAAGGTGGGCTTAGTAACGAAAGAAATCGTTTCATTTATGCCTGATAGTCCTGTTTTTGAAAAGTGGATGACAGTAAAAGATGCTATGTTTTTCTATCGAGATTTTTATACTGATTTTGATTTACAACAAGCAATGGATTTAATATCCGAGTTTAAGATACCGCTAGAAGAGAACATAATCACCTTATCAAAAGGGACAACAGGAATATTACAGCTTATATTAACTTTCTCAAGGAAAGCAAAGTTATATGTATTAGACGAACCATTAGGTGGAATTGATCTTATTTCTAGAAAGCATGTATTAGATTTAATTCTTAACTTTTATCGTGAAAATAGTACCATTCTTATTTCAACTCATTTAATAGAGGAAATTGAAAATATATTTGATGAGGTGATCTTTTTGAAAGACGGCACTATTGTATTGCATGAAAATGTAGAAGAAATTCGTTTTCACCATGGAAAAGCAGTACATGAGTTATTTAAGGAGGTTTTTGAGAAGTGA